In the Ursus arctos isolate Adak ecotype North America unplaced genomic scaffold, UrsArc2.0 scaffold_97, whole genome shotgun sequence genome, one interval contains:
- the LOC125280874 gene encoding putative GTP-binding protein 6 isoform X2, with product MWALRAAVRPGPWLSRVVRGRGAPRAAPWLPACPNRALAAFGSGGLKGRGSGGRGPRANGPRSRAGEEEEEPEDAEEEEEEEELLRRDPLLPVGTQRVCLIHPEVKQGPGKPQLTRAEWQVAEAEALVHTLDGWSVAETMVVPSKAPDGKLIFGKGTLEHLTEKIRGAPEITAVFLNVERLATPTKKELEAAWGVQVFDRFTVVLHIFRCNARTKEARLQVALAELPLLRSHLKSSMARPDGRGGGSRYIMGSGESFMQVQQRLFKEKEMKIRKALERLRKKRRLLGRQRRRQEFPVISVVGYTNCGKTTLIKALTGDDAVQPRDQLFATLDVTAHAGWLPSCMAVIYMDTIGFLSQLPHSLIESFSATLEDVAHSDLIVHVRDVSHPETELQKASVLSALHGLCLPVPLLDSVLEVHNKVDLVPGYSPTGPQAVAVSALLGHGLQELKARLEDAVLRATGRQVLTLRVRLAGAQLSWLHREATVQAVDVVPEAGVADVRVVISSSAYGKFRKLFPE from the exons ATGTGGGCCCTGCGGGCCGCCGTCCGCCCCGGGCCCTGGCTGTCTCGCGTGGTTCGCGGCCGCGGGGCTCCGAGAGCTGCGCCGTGGCTGCCGGCGTGCCCCAATCGCGCGCTCGCCGCCTTTGGGTCCGGGGGCCTCAAGGGGCGAGGAAGTGGAGGACGGGGCCCACGGGCTAATGGCCCGAGAAGCCGagcgggagaggaggaggaggagccagaaGATgcggaggaggaagaagaggaggaggagctaCTGAGGAGGGACCCTTTGCTGCCGGTGGGGACCCAGCGCGTGTGCCTGATTCACCCTGAGGTCAAGCAGGGACCGGGGAAGCCGCAGCTGACCCGAG CTGAGTGGCAGGTGGCGGAGGCGGAAGCACTAGTCCACACACTGGACGGCTGGTCAGTGGCGGAGACGATGGTGGTGCCCAGCAAAGCACCAGATGGGAAGCTCATCTTCGGGAAAGGGACCTTGGAGCATCTGACAG AGAAAATCAGAGGGGCACCAGAAATCACGGCAGTCTTTCTGAACGTGGAGAGGCTGGCCACGCCCACCAAG aaGGAACTGGAAGCCGCCTGGGGCGTGCAGGTGTTCGACCGATTCACGGTTGTCCTTCACATCTTCCGCTGCAACGCCCGGACCAAGGAGGCACGGCTGCAGGTGGCGCTGGCGGAGCTCCCGCTTCTCAG GTCCCACCTGAAAAGCAGCATGGCCCGCCCGGATGGACGAGGAGGGGGCTCACGCTACATCATGGGGTCAG GGGAATCTTTCATGCAGGTGCAACAGCGCCTCTTCAAGGAAAAGGAGATGAAGATTCGGAAGGCCCTGGAGAGACTGAGGAAGAAAAGGCGTCTCCTGGGGAGACAGCGGAGGCGACAGGAGTTTCCCGTGATCTCCGTGGTGGGATACACAAACTGCG GAAAAACCACGCTGATTAAGGCCCTGACAGGCGATGACGCTGTGCAGCCTCGGGATCAGCTGTTTGCGACACTGGACGTCACAGCCCATGCTGGGTGGCTGCCCTCCTGCATGGCTGTCATTTACATGGACACCATCGGCTTCCTCTCCCAGCTGCCCCACAGCCTGATTGAGTCCTTCTCCGCCACCCTGGAAGACGTGGCTCATTCA GATCTGATCGTCCACGTGAGAGATGTGAGCCACCCCGAGACGGAGCTACAGAAAGCCAGCGTTCTGTCCGCCCTGCACGGCCTGTGCCTGCCCGTCCCGCTCCTGGATTCTGTGCTGGAAGTTCACAACAAGGTGGACCTAGTGCCCGG GTATAGCCCCACAGGACCACAGGCCGTAGCCGTGTCTGCCCTCCTGGGACACGGGCTCCAGGAGCTGAAAGCCCGGCTGGAAGACGCTGTTCTGAGAGCCACGGGGAGACAGGTCCTCACGCTCCGGGTCCGGCTGGCTGGTGCGCAGCTCAG CTGGCTGCATCGGGAGGCCACAGTGCAGGCGGTAGACGTGGTTCCCGAGGCTGGCGTGGCCGACGTCAGGGTCGTCATCAGCAGCTCCGCCTACGGCAAGTTCAGGAAGCTCTTCCCTGAGTGA
- the LOC125280874 gene encoding putative GTP-binding protein 6 isoform X1 has product MWALRAAVRPGPWLSRVVRGRGAPRAAPWLPACPNRALAAFGSGGLKGRGSGGRGPRANGPRSRAGEEEEEPEDAEEEEEEEELLRRDPLLPVGTQRVCLIHPEVKQGPGKPQLTRAEWQVAEAEALVHTLDGWSVAETMVVPSKAPDGKLIFGKGTLEHLTEKIRGAPEITAVFLNVERLATPTKKELEAAWGVQVFDRFTVVLHIFRCNARTKEARLQVALAELPLLRSHLKSSMARPDGRGGGSRYIMGSGESFMQVQQRLFKEKEMKIRKALERLRKKRRLLGRQRRRQEFPVISVVGYTNCGKTTLIKALTGDDAVQPRDQLFATLDVTAHAGWLPSCMAVIYMDTIGFLSQLPHSLIESFSATLEDVAHSDLIVHVRDVSHPETELQKASVLSALHGLCLPVPLLDSVLEVHNKVDLVPGYSPTGPQAVAVSALLGHGLQELKARLEDAVLRATGRQVLTLRVRLAGAQLRPHPKAWRLQDPAIHCECLAKWGLDEKLTTHPARRCEELDDTAASSTGWPSTHGHDIVTRQADPSESAPLK; this is encoded by the exons ATGTGGGCCCTGCGGGCCGCCGTCCGCCCCGGGCCCTGGCTGTCTCGCGTGGTTCGCGGCCGCGGGGCTCCGAGAGCTGCGCCGTGGCTGCCGGCGTGCCCCAATCGCGCGCTCGCCGCCTTTGGGTCCGGGGGCCTCAAGGGGCGAGGAAGTGGAGGACGGGGCCCACGGGCTAATGGCCCGAGAAGCCGagcgggagaggaggaggaggagccagaaGATgcggaggaggaagaagaggaggaggagctaCTGAGGAGGGACCCTTTGCTGCCGGTGGGGACCCAGCGCGTGTGCCTGATTCACCCTGAGGTCAAGCAGGGACCGGGGAAGCCGCAGCTGACCCGAG CTGAGTGGCAGGTGGCGGAGGCGGAAGCACTAGTCCACACACTGGACGGCTGGTCAGTGGCGGAGACGATGGTGGTGCCCAGCAAAGCACCAGATGGGAAGCTCATCTTCGGGAAAGGGACCTTGGAGCATCTGACAG AGAAAATCAGAGGGGCACCAGAAATCACGGCAGTCTTTCTGAACGTGGAGAGGCTGGCCACGCCCACCAAG aaGGAACTGGAAGCCGCCTGGGGCGTGCAGGTGTTCGACCGATTCACGGTTGTCCTTCACATCTTCCGCTGCAACGCCCGGACCAAGGAGGCACGGCTGCAGGTGGCGCTGGCGGAGCTCCCGCTTCTCAG GTCCCACCTGAAAAGCAGCATGGCCCGCCCGGATGGACGAGGAGGGGGCTCACGCTACATCATGGGGTCAG GGGAATCTTTCATGCAGGTGCAACAGCGCCTCTTCAAGGAAAAGGAGATGAAGATTCGGAAGGCCCTGGAGAGACTGAGGAAGAAAAGGCGTCTCCTGGGGAGACAGCGGAGGCGACAGGAGTTTCCCGTGATCTCCGTGGTGGGATACACAAACTGCG GAAAAACCACGCTGATTAAGGCCCTGACAGGCGATGACGCTGTGCAGCCTCGGGATCAGCTGTTTGCGACACTGGACGTCACAGCCCATGCTGGGTGGCTGCCCTCCTGCATGGCTGTCATTTACATGGACACCATCGGCTTCCTCTCCCAGCTGCCCCACAGCCTGATTGAGTCCTTCTCCGCCACCCTGGAAGACGTGGCTCATTCA GATCTGATCGTCCACGTGAGAGATGTGAGCCACCCCGAGACGGAGCTACAGAAAGCCAGCGTTCTGTCCGCCCTGCACGGCCTGTGCCTGCCCGTCCCGCTCCTGGATTCTGTGCTGGAAGTTCACAACAAGGTGGACCTAGTGCCCGG GTATAGCCCCACAGGACCACAGGCCGTAGCCGTGTCTGCCCTCCTGGGACACGGGCTCCAGGAGCTGAAAGCCCGGCTGGAAGACGCTGTTCTGAGAGCCACGGGGAGACAGGTCCTCACGCTCCGGGTCCGGCTGGCTGGTGCGCAGCTCAG gccccaccccaAGGCCTGGAGACTGCAGGATCCTGCCATCCACTGTGAATGCCTAGCCAAGTGGGGTCTTGATGAAAAG CTGACCACGCACCCCGCCCGGCGCTGTGAAGAGCTGGACGACACCGCCGCCTCTTCCACGGGCTGGCCGTCCACACACGGCCATGACATCGTTACCCGCCAGGCAGATCCTTCTGAGAGCGCACCTCTCAAATAG
- the LOC125280874 gene encoding putative GTP-binding protein 6 isoform X3, whose protein sequence is MWALRAAVRPGPWLSRVVRGRGAPRAAPWLPACPNRALAAFGSGGLKGRGSGGRGPRANGPRSRAGEEEEEPEDAEEEEEEEELLRRDPLLPVGTQRVCLIHPEVKQGPGKPQLTRAEWQVAEAEALVHTLDGWSVAETMVVPSKAPDGKLIFGKGTLEHLTEKIRGAPEITAVFLNVERLATPTKKELEAAWGVQVFDRFTVVLHIFRCNARTKEARLQVALAELPLLRSHLKSSMARPDGRGGGSRYIMGSGESFMQVQQRLFKEKEMKIRKALERLRKKRRLLGRQRRRQEFPVISVVGYTNCGKTTLIKALTGDDAVQPRDQLFATLDVTAHAGWLPSCMAVIYMDTIGFLSQLPHSLIESFSATLEDVAHSDLIVHVRDVSHPETELQKASVLSALHGLCLPVPLLDSVLEVHNKVDLVPGYSPTGPQAVAVSALLGHGLQELKARLEDAVLRATGRQVLTLRVRLAGAQLRPHPKAWRLQDPAIHCECLAKWGLDEKGQIQA, encoded by the exons ATGTGGGCCCTGCGGGCCGCCGTCCGCCCCGGGCCCTGGCTGTCTCGCGTGGTTCGCGGCCGCGGGGCTCCGAGAGCTGCGCCGTGGCTGCCGGCGTGCCCCAATCGCGCGCTCGCCGCCTTTGGGTCCGGGGGCCTCAAGGGGCGAGGAAGTGGAGGACGGGGCCCACGGGCTAATGGCCCGAGAAGCCGagcgggagaggaggaggaggagccagaaGATgcggaggaggaagaagaggaggaggagctaCTGAGGAGGGACCCTTTGCTGCCGGTGGGGACCCAGCGCGTGTGCCTGATTCACCCTGAGGTCAAGCAGGGACCGGGGAAGCCGCAGCTGACCCGAG CTGAGTGGCAGGTGGCGGAGGCGGAAGCACTAGTCCACACACTGGACGGCTGGTCAGTGGCGGAGACGATGGTGGTGCCCAGCAAAGCACCAGATGGGAAGCTCATCTTCGGGAAAGGGACCTTGGAGCATCTGACAG AGAAAATCAGAGGGGCACCAGAAATCACGGCAGTCTTTCTGAACGTGGAGAGGCTGGCCACGCCCACCAAG aaGGAACTGGAAGCCGCCTGGGGCGTGCAGGTGTTCGACCGATTCACGGTTGTCCTTCACATCTTCCGCTGCAACGCCCGGACCAAGGAGGCACGGCTGCAGGTGGCGCTGGCGGAGCTCCCGCTTCTCAG GTCCCACCTGAAAAGCAGCATGGCCCGCCCGGATGGACGAGGAGGGGGCTCACGCTACATCATGGGGTCAG GGGAATCTTTCATGCAGGTGCAACAGCGCCTCTTCAAGGAAAAGGAGATGAAGATTCGGAAGGCCCTGGAGAGACTGAGGAAGAAAAGGCGTCTCCTGGGGAGACAGCGGAGGCGACAGGAGTTTCCCGTGATCTCCGTGGTGGGATACACAAACTGCG GAAAAACCACGCTGATTAAGGCCCTGACAGGCGATGACGCTGTGCAGCCTCGGGATCAGCTGTTTGCGACACTGGACGTCACAGCCCATGCTGGGTGGCTGCCCTCCTGCATGGCTGTCATTTACATGGACACCATCGGCTTCCTCTCCCAGCTGCCCCACAGCCTGATTGAGTCCTTCTCCGCCACCCTGGAAGACGTGGCTCATTCA GATCTGATCGTCCACGTGAGAGATGTGAGCCACCCCGAGACGGAGCTACAGAAAGCCAGCGTTCTGTCCGCCCTGCACGGCCTGTGCCTGCCCGTCCCGCTCCTGGATTCTGTGCTGGAAGTTCACAACAAGGTGGACCTAGTGCCCGG GTATAGCCCCACAGGACCACAGGCCGTAGCCGTGTCTGCCCTCCTGGGACACGGGCTCCAGGAGCTGAAAGCCCGGCTGGAAGACGCTGTTCTGAGAGCCACGGGGAGACAGGTCCTCACGCTCCGGGTCCGGCTGGCTGGTGCGCAGCTCAG gccccaccccaAGGCCTGGAGACTGCAGGATCCTGCCATCCACTGTGAATGCCTAGCCAAGTGGGGTCTTGATGAAAAG GGCCAAATACAGGCTTGA